A stretch of Corallococcus macrosporus DNA encodes these proteins:
- a CDS encoding Ig-like domain-containing protein — MDSSLLSRTPMKNPCSVLVALLLMPAACIQVPDLVAPPDVADCSDAGEEPIDLQWVSPADGAPVGSTARLQVQLTGAEPDTVDLLVDGTAVTSLEEPFVLDWKTQSVSEGPHAFVIRARRCGQEFLSAPRQLVVDRTGPTLVSRTPEDGAQWVSVHQTVRAELSEPVMAGNVNTRTVRLLAGQSEVPAEVSLSQDGRVLTLQPLELLPVREVMRVVFDASVTDAAGNSVAMPSQGWSWRVPAFLPLGDAQTPRPRVDSFSLQVERGGTPLVARLGAGTSSVQVERWTGVAWQALGAPLQGSAGDPQATECVLHLDSSDTPHVAWVQPKLDGSVEVHVRRWSGSAWTALGAPVIPVLSQASVTDVRMKVESFGGIPVIAFKERNASELRVSVFRLQAGEWRSRVGGGSQGVPNLTSLHLELNQWNEQILGWSNTEYGFPGWAISVNRSSGGSDLGYTAPSRQAASSMFAMTVGGDGRTVVASPVQSNGSQSVLVQQWPMAGSWERVGNTYDRVPGRTDASATALKLDAQDRLIMLLEEPESEASSSVRSLFVQRWTTDHWEQMGGALSANPGATPVSHSQVGTDKDGRIFLAWTEVEEQDPTQPRLHVHRPNH, encoded by the coding sequence ATGGATTCGTCCTTGCTCAGCCGTACCCCCATGAAAAATCCCTGTTCCGTCCTGGTGGCGCTGCTGCTCATGCCCGCAGCATGCATCCAGGTTCCCGACCTTGTGGCTCCCCCCGATGTGGCTGACTGCAGTGACGCAGGTGAAGAGCCGATTGACCTTCAATGGGTGTCACCCGCGGACGGAGCCCCGGTCGGGAGCACCGCGAGGCTTCAGGTTCAACTGACGGGGGCCGAACCGGACACCGTGGACCTGCTCGTGGACGGCACCGCGGTCACCTCCCTGGAGGAGCCCTTCGTCCTGGATTGGAAGACCCAATCCGTTTCGGAGGGCCCGCATGCGTTCGTCATCCGTGCGCGCCGATGCGGGCAGGAGTTCTTGAGCGCCCCGCGCCAACTGGTGGTGGACCGGACGGGTCCCACGCTGGTGTCGCGGACTCCCGAGGACGGTGCGCAGTGGGTGTCCGTGCACCAGACCGTTCGCGCGGAGCTGTCCGAGCCCGTGATGGCGGGCAACGTGAACACCAGGACGGTCCGGTTGCTGGCGGGACAGAGCGAGGTCCCCGCGGAGGTTTCGCTATCGCAGGACGGCCGCGTCCTGACGCTTCAGCCGCTTGAGCTTCTGCCTGTGCGCGAAGTGATGCGGGTGGTGTTCGATGCGAGCGTTACGGATGCCGCGGGCAACTCCGTGGCGATGCCTTCCCAGGGATGGTCCTGGCGGGTTCCTGCTTTTCTCCCCCTGGGCGACGCGCAGACCCCTCGGCCCCGTGTGGATTCCTTTTCGCTCCAGGTGGAGCGCGGGGGAACTCCGCTGGTGGCGCGGTTGGGAGCGGGGACGTCCAGCGTCCAGGTTGAACGTTGGACCGGGGTGGCCTGGCAAGCCCTGGGAGCCCCGCTCCAAGGCAGCGCTGGAGATCCCCAGGCAACGGAGTGTGTTCTGCATCTCGACTCGTCGGACACCCCGCACGTGGCCTGGGTCCAACCCAAGCTCGATGGAAGCGTGGAGGTCCATGTCCGGCGGTGGTCCGGGAGCGCCTGGACTGCCTTGGGGGCGCCCGTCATTCCTGTCTTGTCGCAAGCCAGTGTGACTGACGTGCGAATGAAGGTGGAAAGCTTTGGGGGGATCCCTGTCATTGCTTTCAAGGAAAGGAATGCTTCGGAGCTCCGAGTCAGTGTCTTCCGCCTGCAGGCGGGAGAGTGGAGATCACGGGTCGGGGGAGGCTCCCAGGGCGTCCCAAACCTCACTTCTCTGCATCTGGAACTGAACCAGTGGAACGAGCAGATCCTGGGCTGGAGCAATACGGAGTATGGATTTCCCGGGTGGGCGATTTCCGTTAATCGTTCGTCAGGCGGGAGTGATCTCGGGTATACGGCTCCATCCAGACAAGCCGCGTCGTCCATGTTCGCGATGACGGTGGGCGGGGATGGCAGGACCGTCGTCGCCAGCCCGGTCCAGTCCAATGGCAGTCAGTCCGTCCTCGTGCAGCAGTGGCCAATGGCGGGGAGCTGGGAGCGCGTGGGAAATACCTACGACCGCGTCCCTGGACGGACTGACGCTTCCGCCACCGCTCTCAAGCTCGACGCGCAGGACAGGTTGATCATGCTGCTCGAAGAGCCCGAGTCCGAAGCCTCGTCCTCCGTGCGAAGCCTGTTCGTCCAGCGGTGGACCACGGATCACTGGGAGCAGATGGGAGGCGCGCTGAGCGCCAATCCCGGCGCGACGCCGGTGAGCCACTCCCAGGTCGGCACGGACAAGGACGGGCGCATCTTCCTGGCCTGGACCGAAGTCGAAGAGCAGGACCCCACCCAGCCCAGGCTCCACGTCCACCGCCCCAACCACTAG
- a CDS encoding carboxypeptidase-like regulatory domain-containing protein: MKKQVLMAVLPLMVWGCGDSTDANNDGIADGVYDPNNVSVVVPSTPKGTVSGQVLSTTLQPLADVTVAMTIGSQATGKSATTDASGNFVMADVPAGAQVLLTFSKSGYSTLRATSVVPSTAGNVPINNGNASFGPVTLTQLNGSMVVNVVTPQGRPAVGAKGVLEVDKAGSVILSNYDQANSVVSKVYVEATADANGVLTFNGIPSGVEMARLNGTYNLWIAPMDSNGDGVVDTGGYVKSYSGGSIVGTQTTTLAQLAYSKPSNVALTIEGGNVSSLKGATELDPLRNMVRPGEPIYVYFNQPVQPGSLLVRLTDEYAKESLPVTASVNVGGYSATITPSNGIVQEGKEYNIFVRAVSAEGGSNYSRTGFFFGGDQSTPKAVTIAELRYQEKSLPPAATATQLNQFEDVFVNFSAPIAKQVGQSVQVFFASDIDNNGTVGGNSFGEVGNYSGQGFPLEIAEPTRPVQTRTPAELPVFGIQPSGYSTRYFFNYTGTVALNPSQVRLVVSFSNLAPVLGTNDVYESIWGQGINTDLEATGIGQHPAPTAAP; this comes from the coding sequence ATGAAGAAGCAAGTGCTGATGGCCGTGTTGCCGCTGATGGTTTGGGGGTGCGGTGACTCGACTGACGCGAACAACGATGGCATCGCGGACGGCGTCTACGACCCGAACAACGTGTCGGTGGTGGTGCCTTCCACGCCGAAGGGCACGGTGTCGGGCCAGGTGCTGAGCACGACGCTGCAGCCGCTCGCGGACGTCACGGTCGCGATGACGATTGGCAGCCAGGCGACGGGCAAGTCGGCGACGACGGACGCCAGCGGCAACTTCGTGATGGCGGACGTGCCGGCGGGCGCGCAGGTGCTGCTGACGTTCAGCAAGAGCGGCTACTCCACGCTGCGCGCGACGTCCGTGGTGCCCTCGACGGCGGGCAACGTCCCCATCAACAACGGCAACGCGAGCTTCGGCCCGGTGACGCTGACGCAGCTGAACGGCTCGATGGTGGTCAACGTGGTGACGCCGCAGGGCCGTCCGGCGGTGGGCGCGAAGGGCGTGCTCGAGGTGGACAAGGCGGGCTCGGTCATCCTGAGCAACTACGACCAGGCCAACTCCGTGGTGAGCAAGGTCTACGTGGAGGCCACGGCGGACGCCAACGGCGTGCTGACCTTCAACGGCATCCCCTCCGGCGTGGAGATGGCGCGGCTGAACGGCACCTACAACCTCTGGATCGCCCCGATGGACTCCAACGGCGACGGGGTGGTGGACACGGGCGGCTACGTGAAGAGCTACTCGGGTGGCTCCATCGTGGGGACGCAGACCACGACGCTCGCGCAGCTGGCCTACTCGAAGCCGTCGAACGTGGCGCTGACCATCGAGGGTGGCAACGTGTCCAGCCTCAAGGGCGCCACCGAGCTGGATCCGCTCCGGAACATGGTGCGTCCGGGCGAGCCCATCTACGTGTACTTCAACCAGCCGGTGCAGCCGGGCTCGCTGCTCGTGCGCCTGACGGACGAGTACGCGAAGGAGTCGCTGCCGGTGACGGCCTCGGTGAACGTCGGCGGCTACTCGGCGACCATCACCCCGTCCAACGGCATCGTGCAGGAGGGCAAGGAGTACAACATCTTCGTGCGCGCCGTGTCCGCCGAGGGTGGCAGCAACTACAGCCGCACGGGCTTCTTCTTCGGCGGCGACCAGTCCACGCCGAAGGCCGTGACCATCGCGGAGCTCCGGTACCAGGAGAAGTCGCTGCCGCCCGCGGCCACCGCGACGCAGCTCAACCAGTTTGAAGACGTGTTCGTGAACTTCAGCGCGCCCATCGCGAAGCAGGTCGGCCAGTCCGTCCAGGTCTTCTTCGCCTCGGACATCGACAACAACGGCACCGTGGGTGGCAACTCCTTCGGTGAGGTCGGCAACTACAGCGGCCAGGGCTTCCCCCTGGAGATCGCTGAGCCGACGAGGCCCGTCCAGACGCGCACGCCGGCCGAGCTGCCCGTCTTCGGCATCCAGCCGTCTGGGTACAGCACCCGCTACTTCTTCAATTACACGGGTACCGTTGCCCTCAACCCGAGCCAGGTTCGTCTCGTCGTTTCGTTCAGCAACCTGGCGCCCGTCCTGGGCACCAACGACGTCTACGAGTCCATCTGGGGCCAGGGGATCAACACGGACCTGGAAGCGACGGGCATTGGCCAGCACCCCGCGCCGACCGCTGCTCCTTGA
- a CDS encoding HIT family protein → MSDVNDPCLGCAILQGEVHPPGGVLARAPGLVLHGVASPSPLPGWVVLTSDQHVRGWYDLDEGAARELGPFAARVMRAQREVLGAEHVYAFAIGDVLRHFHLHLVPRFADTPSHLRGRGAFDAAPAEHLAPQTLEAAARRLAAALAR, encoded by the coding sequence ATGTCAGACGTCAACGACCCCTGCCTGGGCTGCGCCATCCTTCAGGGGGAGGTCCACCCACCGGGTGGCGTGCTCGCCCGGGCACCCGGACTCGTCCTGCACGGGGTGGCGTCCCCCAGTCCTCTGCCGGGCTGGGTGGTGCTCACCAGCGATCAGCATGTGCGCGGCTGGTATGACCTGGACGAGGGGGCGGCTCGGGAGCTGGGGCCCTTCGCCGCCCGGGTGATGCGCGCCCAGCGCGAGGTGCTGGGGGCCGAGCACGTCTACGCCTTCGCCATTGGCGACGTGCTCCGGCACTTCCACCTGCACCTCGTGCCCCGCTTCGCGGACACCCCGTCCCACCTCCGGGGTCGGGGCGCCTTCGACGCGGCCCCGGCGGAGCACCTCGCGCCCCAGACGCTGGAGGCCGCGGCCCGGCGGCTGGCGGCGGCGCTCGCCCGCTGA
- a CDS encoding TonB-dependent receptor domain-containing protein, protein MRASPLGPWLLSLWLLTAASSAFADNNADEADIAFELGNDAYSRGSYTEALRSYFTSYRLVPNRNVLFNIARCFEALGKFNEAYRYYNDLLGEDLPAEDASEVSRSLERLRPKVALVRVTTNPRGADVFVDRADLGSRGRSPQTLALSPGRHKVLVQKSGYRPTETTVTLTRGREVPVDLDLALITGVVDVTGTPEGAEVRDSPTGPVLGRIPVKLRLSPGQRVLHVRAPGHAPGQYVIDVPSEGTLPLAVTLNAQTAPSGRVVVTANHDGATVRVDGRPAGFTPTVVTLPEGEHVLEVESRDVRPVRQKVTVIPDQEVKVHATLRYEPPPVRAASKRLLAVDEAPASTTVLTPEELRAFGWRTLAEALAGVRGFFLTDDRTYTYLGVRGFSPPGDLNTRILILWDGHAMNDVWAGQGYAAHDLSVDLEEVERIEVVRGPGSALYGTGAFFGVINVVPRESLGLDRRLEITGAVGALGATRVHATTSWEDPTRSVLFSLAGMKSHGADTTRLGDPGPIVTGLDGEQAGTGSLRARLGNLSLVAQLHGRSKDVPTAPYGTVVGAQGTRVQDVRGFAEAKYERPLSERFVLSLRGALDLSRYQGHWNYGGDSTATNTDSGAADWLTAEARLLAGLSDDNRLTVGVEGQAQLRVDQKSVGPAVDAPLDTRTRSLVSVYALDEWRLHPRLNLSLGFRVDKYSDLDTLPLTPRLAVIGRPYEKGLTKLVIGRAFRAPNVYELFYQDNFLTQRPAEQLKPETITTFEVEHSHDLSHELRVTVAGYHNRISQLITLISESAAAPACGTASAPTQCLVYANNSGETLAWGAEAGLHWQPGRWLLVDLSYSYVTLRNASQDVVDAAPAHLASGRLLLPVGNGDMRIATQATYQSARVPGIAGADSGEALLVGFGVSGDYGRLRYFAGVNNLLDSRYAFVVSDDVSAGPVPQYGRTFNLQLTGSF, encoded by the coding sequence ATGCGTGCGTCCCCCCTCGGTCCCTGGCTGCTGTCCCTCTGGCTCCTCACCGCCGCCAGTTCCGCGTTCGCGGACAACAACGCGGACGAGGCGGACATCGCCTTCGAGCTGGGCAACGACGCGTACTCGCGCGGCAGCTACACCGAAGCGCTGCGCTCGTACTTCACCAGCTACCGGCTGGTCCCCAACCGCAACGTCCTCTTCAACATCGCGCGCTGCTTCGAGGCGCTGGGCAAGTTCAACGAGGCGTACCGCTACTACAACGACCTGCTCGGGGAGGACCTGCCGGCCGAGGACGCGTCGGAGGTCTCCCGCTCGCTGGAGCGGCTGCGTCCCAAGGTCGCCCTGGTGCGCGTCACCACCAACCCCCGGGGCGCGGACGTCTTCGTCGACCGCGCGGACCTGGGCAGCCGGGGCCGCTCGCCGCAGACGCTGGCGCTGTCGCCGGGCCGGCACAAGGTCCTGGTCCAGAAGTCCGGCTACCGCCCCACCGAGACCACCGTCACCCTCACCCGGGGCCGGGAGGTGCCGGTGGATCTGGACCTGGCGCTCATCACCGGCGTGGTGGACGTCACCGGCACCCCCGAGGGCGCGGAGGTGCGTGACAGCCCCACGGGCCCCGTCCTGGGCCGCATCCCCGTGAAGCTGCGCCTGTCCCCGGGCCAGCGCGTGCTGCACGTGCGCGCCCCCGGCCACGCGCCCGGCCAGTACGTCATCGACGTGCCCTCCGAGGGCACCCTGCCGCTCGCCGTCACGCTGAATGCGCAGACGGCGCCCAGCGGCCGCGTCGTCGTCACCGCCAACCATGACGGCGCCACCGTGCGCGTGGACGGCCGGCCCGCGGGCTTCACCCCCACCGTCGTCACCCTGCCGGAGGGCGAGCACGTGCTGGAGGTGGAGAGCCGCGACGTGCGCCCCGTGCGCCAGAAGGTCACCGTCATCCCCGACCAGGAGGTGAAGGTCCACGCCACCCTGCGCTACGAGCCGCCCCCCGTGCGCGCCGCGTCCAAGCGCCTCTTGGCCGTGGACGAGGCCCCCGCCTCCACCACCGTCCTCACGCCGGAGGAGCTGCGCGCGTTCGGGTGGCGCACGCTGGCGGAGGCCCTGGCCGGCGTGCGCGGCTTCTTCCTCACCGACGACCGGACGTACACGTACCTGGGCGTGCGCGGCTTCTCACCACCGGGCGACCTCAACACGCGCATCCTCATCCTCTGGGACGGCCACGCGATGAACGACGTGTGGGCCGGCCAGGGCTACGCGGCGCACGACCTCAGCGTGGACCTGGAAGAGGTGGAGCGCATCGAAGTGGTGCGCGGCCCCGGCAGCGCGCTGTACGGCACGGGCGCGTTCTTCGGCGTCATCAACGTGGTGCCTCGCGAGTCGCTGGGCCTGGACCGGCGGCTGGAAATCACCGGCGCGGTGGGCGCGCTGGGCGCCACGCGCGTGCACGCCACCACGTCGTGGGAGGACCCGACGCGCTCGGTGCTCTTCAGCCTCGCGGGCATGAAGTCCCACGGCGCGGACACCACCCGCCTGGGCGACCCGGGCCCCATCGTCACCGGCCTGGACGGCGAGCAGGCCGGCACCGGTTCGCTGCGCGCGCGCCTGGGCAACCTGTCGCTGGTGGCCCAGCTTCACGGGCGCAGCAAGGACGTGCCCACCGCGCCCTATGGCACGGTGGTGGGCGCGCAGGGCACCCGCGTGCAGGACGTGCGCGGCTTCGCCGAGGCGAAGTACGAGCGCCCCCTGTCCGAGCGCTTCGTCCTGTCCCTGCGCGGCGCCCTGGACCTCAGCCGCTACCAGGGACATTGGAACTACGGCGGCGACAGCACGGCGACGAACACCGACTCCGGCGCGGCGGACTGGCTCACCGCCGAGGCGCGCCTGCTCGCGGGCCTGTCCGACGACAACCGCCTCACCGTGGGCGTGGAGGGCCAGGCCCAGCTGCGCGTGGACCAGAAGAGCGTGGGCCCCGCGGTGGACGCGCCGCTGGACACGCGCACGCGCTCGCTGGTGTCCGTGTACGCGCTGGACGAGTGGCGCCTGCACCCGCGCCTGAACCTGTCGCTGGGCTTCCGCGTGGACAAGTACTCGGACCTGGACACCCTGCCGCTCACGCCGCGGCTGGCGGTCATCGGCCGGCCGTATGAGAAGGGCCTCACGAAGCTCGTCATCGGCCGCGCGTTCCGCGCCCCCAACGTCTACGAGCTGTTCTACCAGGACAACTTCCTCACCCAGCGCCCCGCGGAGCAGCTGAAGCCGGAGACCATCACCACCTTCGAGGTGGAGCACTCGCACGACCTGTCGCACGAGCTGCGCGTGACCGTGGCCGGCTATCACAACCGCATCTCCCAGCTCATCACGCTCATCAGCGAGTCCGCGGCCGCGCCGGCCTGCGGCACGGCGAGCGCGCCCACGCAGTGCCTGGTGTACGCGAACAACTCCGGCGAGACGCTCGCGTGGGGCGCGGAGGCCGGGCTGCACTGGCAGCCGGGGCGCTGGCTGCTGGTGGACCTGAGCTACTCCTACGTGACGCTGCGCAACGCGTCCCAGGACGTGGTGGACGCCGCGCCCGCGCACCTGGCCTCCGGGCGCCTGCTGCTGCCCGTGGGCAACGGCGACATGCGCATCGCCACGCAGGCCACGTACCAGAGCGCCCGCGTGCCCGGCATCGCGGGCGCGGACAGCGGCGAGGCGCTGCTCGTGGGCTTCGGCGTGTCCGGCGACTACGGCCGGCTGCGCTACTTCGCGGGCGTGAACAACCTGCTCGACTCGCGCTACGCCTTCGTCGTCAGCGACGACGTGTCCGCGGGCCCCGTGCCCCAGTACGGCCGCACCTTCAACCTCCAGCTCACCGGCAGCTTCTGA
- a CDS encoding GNAT family N-acetyltransferase, whose translation MVELRFDFIHPGHPLYEAELDLRFRVLREPLGHTRASVKFPFEDDSLHLVLHVEDDVLGCVLFHPEDAHGGRLFQMAVAPTLQGKGFGARLVRTLEDELRRRGFRHVHLHARAPVVPFYERLGYTVYGEPYEEVGIPHRNMQRDL comes from the coding sequence ATGGTTGAACTCCGCTTCGACTTCATCCACCCCGGCCACCCGCTCTACGAGGCCGAACTGGACCTGCGCTTCCGAGTGCTGCGCGAGCCCCTGGGCCACACCCGCGCCTCCGTGAAGTTCCCCTTCGAGGACGACAGCCTCCATCTGGTGCTCCACGTGGAGGACGACGTGCTGGGCTGCGTGCTGTTCCACCCGGAGGACGCGCACGGCGGCCGGCTCTTCCAGATGGCGGTGGCCCCCACGCTGCAGGGCAAGGGCTTCGGCGCGAGGCTGGTGCGCACGCTGGAGGATGAGCTGCGCAGACGCGGCTTCCGCCACGTGCACCTGCACGCGCGCGCCCCCGTCGTCCCCTTCTACGAACGCCTGGGCTACACGGTGTACGGCGAGCCCTACGAAGAGGTGGGCATCCCCCACCGGAACATGCAGCGCGACCTCTGA
- a CDS encoding MFS transporter translates to MQTPSDPAPSASLRPSLVWLMAVAGAVTVANLYYNQPLLGDIGRTLNADGSALGLVPTLTQVGYAVGMLFLVPLGDSLERRKVILVLCGGVGAALVAAGLAPSLNVMVAASFAIGVTTVVPQMLIPFAAQLAAPAERGRVVGTVMSGLLIGILLSRTAAGFVGTHLGWRTMFFVAAGLMVVMGVVLRFALPSAPPVAAMPYPQLMRSLIHLARTEPVLRLHALLGGLTFGAFSAFWATLALYLRSMPGHYDAQVAGLFGVVGVAGAVIAPLVGRFADRGAGRRINALAIAVLLASFVVLWLLGHSLWGIALGVVLLDLGAQANQIANQARVYSLRPDARSRLNTIYMVTYFVGGAAGAWAGMAAWTRAGWPGVCAVGAGMSLTALVAVLWGARRLPAAEVPAT, encoded by the coding sequence ATGCAGACGCCTTCCGACCCCGCGCCTTCCGCTTCGCTCCGTCCCTCGCTCGTCTGGCTGATGGCGGTGGCCGGCGCCGTCACCGTCGCGAACCTCTATTACAACCAGCCCCTGCTGGGAGACATCGGCCGGACGCTGAATGCGGACGGGAGCGCGCTGGGGCTGGTGCCCACGCTGACGCAGGTGGGCTACGCGGTGGGCATGCTGTTCCTGGTGCCGCTGGGTGACAGCCTGGAGCGCCGCAAGGTCATCCTCGTGTTGTGCGGCGGCGTGGGCGCGGCGCTGGTGGCGGCGGGACTTGCTCCCAGTCTGAACGTGATGGTGGCCGCGAGCTTCGCCATCGGCGTCACCACGGTGGTGCCGCAGATGCTCATCCCGTTCGCGGCGCAGCTGGCGGCTCCTGCCGAGCGCGGCCGCGTGGTGGGCACGGTGATGAGCGGGCTGCTCATCGGCATCCTCCTGTCGCGCACGGCGGCGGGCTTCGTGGGCACGCACCTGGGCTGGCGCACCATGTTCTTCGTGGCCGCGGGCCTGATGGTGGTGATGGGAGTGGTGCTGCGCTTCGCGCTGCCTTCCGCGCCGCCGGTGGCCGCCATGCCCTATCCGCAGTTGATGCGGTCGCTCATCCACCTGGCCCGCACGGAGCCGGTGCTGCGGCTGCACGCGCTGCTGGGCGGACTGACCTTCGGCGCGTTCAGTGCCTTCTGGGCCACGCTGGCGCTCTACCTGCGCTCCATGCCGGGGCACTACGACGCGCAGGTGGCGGGCCTCTTCGGCGTGGTGGGCGTGGCGGGCGCGGTCATCGCGCCGCTGGTGGGGCGCTTCGCGGACAGGGGCGCCGGCCGGCGCATCAACGCGCTGGCCATCGCGGTGCTGCTGGCGTCCTTCGTCGTGCTCTGGCTCCTGGGCCACTCGCTGTGGGGCATCGCGCTGGGAGTCGTGCTGCTGGACCTGGGCGCGCAGGCGAATCAGATCGCCAACCAGGCGCGCGTGTACTCGCTGCGGCCGGACGCGCGGAGCCGGCTCAATACGATTTATATGGTGACCTATTTCGTGGGCGGCGCCGCGGGCGCGTGGGCGGGCATGGCGGCGTGGACGCGCGCGGGCTGGCCGGGCGTGTGCGCGGTGGGCGCGGGCATGTCGCTCACGGCGCTGGTGGCGGTGCTCTGGGGCGCGCGGCGCCTGCCGGCGGCGGAGGTCCCCGCGACCTGA
- a CDS encoding FKBP-type peptidyl-prolyl cis-trans isomerase — protein MLRSLLLCAVLALAGCGGDSSSGDPAKVTYAESLGVNLSSMTRSESGLYTQDLVVGTGTEIVNGSRAQVHYTGWLPDGSQFDSSRGGTPFTFAVGAGQVIEGWDEGLVGMRVGGQRKLVIPSDLGYGSRGSPPVIPADSVLVFDVEVMRVY, from the coding sequence ATGCTTCGTTCCCTTCTGCTGTGCGCGGTGCTGGCCCTGGCCGGCTGTGGTGGCGATTCCTCCTCGGGTGACCCTGCCAAGGTGACGTACGCCGAGTCCCTGGGCGTGAACCTGTCCTCGATGACCCGGAGCGAGTCCGGGCTCTACACGCAGGACCTGGTCGTGGGCACCGGGACGGAGATCGTCAACGGGAGCCGCGCGCAGGTGCACTACACGGGCTGGTTGCCGGATGGCTCCCAGTTCGACAGCAGCCGCGGCGGCACGCCCTTCACCTTCGCGGTGGGCGCGGGTCAGGTCATCGAGGGCTGGGACGAGGGACTCGTCGGCATGCGCGTGGGCGGCCAGCGCAAGCTCGTCATCCCCTCGGACCTGGGCTACGGCTCGCGCGGCTCTCCGCCGGTCATCCCGGCTGACTCCGTGCTCGTCTTCGACGTGGAAGTGATGCGCGTCTACTGA
- the nudC gene encoding NAD(+) diphosphatase — MSPLKRFQPGYDPPARSRDTALLFAARGMDLLVSEDDGRLDLPRGSALPDAVASAHFLGVLDDTDCYATPVPGDFTPPQGLKFVPARSLYKQVDEATFAVAGRALSIAEWDLNHRFCGKCGTATQGVPGERARRCPVDHTPFYPRISPAVIVLITRGDEMLLARNATFPEPFFSTVAGFVDPGESLEETVLREVKEEVGVELRNVTYFGSQPWPFGRSLMVGFMAEYAGGDIVVDGKEIAEARWFGVDELPRIPPRLSIARHLIDTFIDQVKARRPQP; from the coding sequence GTGAGCCCCCTGAAACGCTTCCAGCCCGGGTATGACCCGCCTGCCCGCTCGCGCGACACCGCGCTCCTTTTCGCCGCACGCGGCATGGACCTGCTCGTGTCCGAAGACGACGGCCGCCTCGACCTGCCCCGGGGCTCCGCCCTGCCAGACGCCGTGGCCAGCGCCCACTTCCTGGGCGTGCTCGACGACACGGACTGCTACGCCACGCCCGTGCCCGGCGACTTCACGCCGCCCCAGGGGCTGAAGTTCGTCCCCGCCCGCTCGCTGTACAAGCAGGTGGACGAGGCGACGTTCGCCGTGGCGGGCCGCGCGCTCTCCATCGCGGAGTGGGACCTGAACCACCGCTTCTGCGGCAAGTGCGGCACGGCCACGCAGGGGGTGCCCGGTGAGCGTGCGCGCCGCTGCCCGGTGGACCACACGCCGTTCTACCCGCGCATCTCGCCGGCGGTCATCGTCCTCATCACCCGGGGCGACGAGATGCTGCTCGCACGCAACGCGACCTTCCCGGAGCCGTTCTTCAGCACCGTGGCGGGCTTCGTGGACCCCGGCGAGTCGCTGGAGGAGACCGTGCTGCGCGAGGTGAAGGAGGAAGTCGGCGTGGAGCTCAGGAACGTCACCTACTTCGGCAGCCAGCCGTGGCCCTTCGGCCGCTCGCTGATGGTGGGCTTCATGGCCGAGTACGCGGGCGGCGACATCGTCGTGGACGGCAAGGAGATCGCCGAGGCGCGCTGGTTCGGCGTGGACGAGCTGCCGCGCATCCCGCCCCGCCTGAGCATCGCGCGCCACCTCATCGACACCTTCATCGACCAGGTGAAGGCCCGCCGGCCCCAGCCCTGA
- a CDS encoding radical SAM protein — MPAARPHIEPRRVPTADSVVVKELYLSLQGESSHAGMLCGFIRLTGCHLRCSYCDSEFAFHGGSRMKNADVVTQVLAWNTPTVEVTGGEPLLQPGVYPLMESLLDAGLKVLLETSGAIDVRLVPPAVHKIVDMKTPSSGECDRNDYRNLTSMNANDELKIVIGSREDYEWSRALVREHKLGQKPYGVLFSTIFDRLHPRELAEWIIEDRLPVRFQLQMHKYLWDPNARGV, encoded by the coding sequence ATGCCCGCCGCACGCCCGCACATCGAGCCCCGCCGCGTCCCCACCGCCGACTCCGTCGTGGTGAAGGAACTCTACCTCTCGCTCCAGGGCGAGTCGTCCCATGCCGGCATGCTCTGCGGCTTCATCCGCCTGACGGGCTGCCACCTGCGCTGCTCGTACTGCGACAGCGAGTTCGCCTTCCACGGCGGCAGCCGCATGAAGAACGCGGACGTCGTCACGCAGGTGCTGGCCTGGAACACGCCCACCGTCGAGGTGACGGGCGGCGAGCCCCTGCTCCAGCCCGGCGTGTATCCGCTGATGGAGTCGCTGCTGGACGCGGGCCTCAAGGTGCTGCTGGAGACGAGCGGCGCCATCGACGTGCGGCTCGTGCCGCCGGCCGTCCACAAAATCGTGGACATGAAGACGCCGTCGTCCGGCGAGTGCGACCGCAACGACTACCGCAACCTCACGTCCATGAACGCCAACGACGAGCTCAAAATCGTCATCGGCTCACGCGAGGACTACGAGTGGTCACGCGCGCTCGTGCGCGAGCACAAGCTGGGCCAGAAGCCCTACGGCGTCCTGTTCTCCACCATCTTCGACAGGCTCCACCCGCGCGAGCTGGCGGAGTGGATCATCGAGGACCGGCTGCCGGTGCGCTTCCAGCTCCAGATGCACAAGTACCTCTGGGACCCCAACGCGCGCGGCGTGTGA
- a CDS encoding GIY-YIG nuclease family protein has product MLRCRDGTLYTGATNNLERRLATHGRGKGAAYTRARLPVTLVWSEPAEDRGAALRREAAIKRLTRADKLRLFTRRPGRR; this is encoded by the coding sequence ATGCTGCGCTGCCGTGACGGCACGCTGTACACGGGCGCCACCAACAACCTGGAGCGCCGTCTGGCCACGCATGGCCGGGGCAAGGGGGCCGCGTACACGCGCGCCCGGCTGCCGGTGACGCTGGTCTGGAGCGAGCCCGCCGAGGACCGCGGCGCCGCCCTGCGCCGGGAGGCCGCCATCAAGCGGCTCACGCGCGCGGACAAGCTGCGGCTCTTCACGCGGCGTCCGGGAAGGCGTTGA